A genomic segment from Oceanivirga salmonicida encodes:
- a CDS encoding L,D-transpeptidase family protein: MKKIIIIFTTFIFSFLTYTEKISNENNINKAVNTKELKEENKLKKDEVKEKVQKTTDSVKTETKDEVEKTVNSVDTKELKGENLPKKDETKDKTKKSDDSVDKKEPKETDKSKNDETKDKAKKSDDSVDKKEPKETDKPKKDKTKNKVKKTNSVEKKKGFKHIKDYENVELDNLEFDITLEEFERNYDNYVFIKRNSNLRELPTVKSKRVSRANKYDKLELLALEKNEINEKWYKVKTNEGTEAYIRSDLVIKREYNYEDAIKEIEKLNTFVEKYKGKIRVLSKFVPLDTSSDGKVDAKGNYANQSVTVYTDETEKELYNLPDRAIFTIIDESKKHYVIVSPFYEMPLYFPKKFSKYIGRTKIDEKINKFIYISKGNQNQITFELDENGNYKVKLISDVTTGKKSKYGFETPNGYFLVALTKPVMKYVNDSETEEIKIVGEAKYAIRFSGGAYMHGVPYKYEPEETLESRKINTKALLGTYAISHKCVRNYDEVVEYLYHWIKYSHVNKAGHRILKEPVMVIVK; encoded by the coding sequence ATGAAAAAAATAATAATAATATTTACAACATTCATTTTTAGTTTTTTAACATATACAGAAAAAATTTCTAATGAAAATAATATTAACAAAGCAGTTAATACTAAGGAATTAAAAGAGGAAAATAAACTAAAAAAAGATGAAGTAAAAGAAAAGGTTCAAAAAACAACCGATTCAGTAAAAACTGAAACAAAAGACGAAGTTGAAAAAACAGTTAATTCAGTTGATACTAAAGAATTAAAAGGGGAAAATTTGCCTAAAAAGGATGAAACTAAAGATAAGACTAAAAAATCAGATGATTCAGTTGATAAAAAAGAGCCAAAAGAAACAGATAAGTCTAAAAATGATGAAACTAAAGATAAGGCTAAAAAATCAGATGATTCAGTTGATAAAAAAGAGCCAAAAGAAACAGATAAGCCTAAAAAAGATAAAACAAAAAATAAGGTTAAAAAAACAAATTCTGTTGAAAAGAAAAAAGGTTTTAAACATATAAAAGATTATGAAAATGTAGAATTAGATAATTTGGAATTTGATATAACATTGGAAGAATTTGAAAGAAATTATGATAATTATGTTTTTATAAAGCGTAACTCTAATTTAAGAGAATTACCTACAGTAAAGTCAAAGAGAGTTTCAAGAGCTAATAAGTATGATAAATTAGAATTATTAGCACTAGAAAAAAATGAAATTAATGAAAAATGGTATAAAGTGAAAACTAACGAAGGAACAGAAGCATATATTCGTTCTGATTTAGTAATTAAAAGAGAGTATAATTACGAAGATGCTATAAAGGAAATAGAAAAACTAAATACTTTTGTAGAAAAATATAAAGGTAAAATTAGAGTTTTATCTAAATTTGTACCACTTGATACAAGTAGTGATGGAAAAGTTGATGCCAAAGGTAATTATGCAAATCAAAGTGTAACAGTATATACTGATGAAACTGAAAAAGAACTGTATAATTTACCAGATAGAGCTATATTTACAATAATAGATGAATCGAAAAAGCATTATGTAATAGTATCACCTTTTTATGAAATGCCCTTATATTTCCCTAAAAAATTTAGTAAATATATAGGAAGAACAAAAATTGATGAAAAGATAAATAAATTTATATACATTAGTAAGGGAAATCAAAATCAAATAACATTTGAGTTAGATGAGAATGGAAACTATAAGGTAAAATTGATTTCTGATGTTACAACAGGTAAAAAAAGTAAATATGGTTTTGAAACTCCTAATGGTTATTTCTTAGTAGCCTTAACAAAACCAGTTATGAAATATGTAAATGATAGTGAAACAGAAGAAATAAAAATTGTAGGAGAAGCCAAGTATGCAATAAGATTTTCAGGTGGAGCATATATGCATGGTGTACCATATAAGTATGAGCCAGAAGAAACATTAGAATCAAGAAAAATAAATACGAAAGCTTTATTAGGAACTTATGCTATATCACATAAATGCGTAAGAAATTATGATGAAGTTGTAGAATATTTATATCATTGGATAAAATATAGTCATGTTAATAAAGCGGGTCATAGAATACTGAAAGAACCAGTAATGGTAATAGTAAAATAG
- the smc gene encoding chromosome segregation protein SMC: MYLKGLELNGFKSFSSKVSIDFNKGIIGIVGPNGSGKSNILDAVLWVLGEQSYKSIRAKDSSDVIFSGGKNRKARSSASVSLIIDNADRYFDIENDEVIINRTISRSGDSSYSINNRKSRLKDITNLFMDTGIGKQAYSVIGQGKVERIISSSSLELRNIIDEAAGIKKAKSEKEISFKKLKNVEDEIEKIEFVEENLRQRVDSLEKQSKKARIYSAYTNDINTLKYMVSKYKIDNLSIANENIIKDQKIYADKLDNLKNRHEELITLISKNNNRKSEIENLLDEIFSKNKEYDEKLSELKDRQIEFISKKANFDAEVNNKEIKKEELIKDIDKLKVDLEEVKSQKDLIEKDYSDLSVHIKEIEELQNKKIDKKNKLTETLKNLDEEYKKFEVDKIKISADNEDLEKRIIKAKKRNEQTLEEKETAIKKLESINKGHDTNNNYENMLVKNTEIKDKLNKLNDIIHKDKIAYQDIKSEYISIKSSLDNLSQMNRAIQFVHNNSKNDNKVYGPLISMIDIDPKYQLAISVLASYSFNDIVVEDDKVATKYINLLKKDRVGTCSFLPINRLNSRKLINDKFGDLIYARNVVKNISNNSNINKVIEHVFANSLIVDKIENALSVSKNFRDKIVSLDGDIINSSGRITGGYINKKLDDTLFKRQRLKELEEKKNVLEEKIKSNAKTINDLTNELTESNIKISNLKEEYDDYKRKKNSLAREIDTYIFEIEENNNFVIEKSKEIEINKKALKNIDISIVKNANTKNQLKEELEELEKTESYDEDLNNFRIKKAILEEKKSNIEFKFTEKDEVYTKLSTELKSIMQFINNKDKLYNDLDKELEETKHEIENIGSKNTKSQKDIENLTRENSNLSNEHTKLLDERNEVDLKIADNNNRNDRLAENLERNNEIIEQNKEMLSELIDFETDILKNLNYKIIEDEGNLKLCEKKITLNERSRANLGEVNLASIEEYKVENSKYEKLVNDKFDLNRSRESILDLIKDIDEDIIRRFSVAIDEISNNFKYMCNELLNGAKGNIKIQDTDNPIETGIELSVKYKNKPEQSLSLLSGGEKSMLAVSFIMSIFMYKPSPFTFFDEVEAALDENNTKKLIGLLKRFDSSQFILITHNKETMKGADRLYGVTMKKDVGESIIVSVDI, translated from the coding sequence ATGTATTTAAAAGGTCTTGAATTAAATGGATTTAAGTCTTTTTCGTCTAAGGTAAGTATAGATTTTAATAAAGGGATTATAGGTATAGTAGGACCTAATGGTTCGGGAAAGAGTAATATTTTAGATGCTGTACTTTGGGTATTAGGAGAACAAAGTTATAAATCAATAAGGGCAAAAGATAGTAGTGATGTAATATTTTCTGGTGGTAAGAATAGAAAAGCAAGAAGCAGTGCTTCTGTTAGTTTAATAATAGATAATGCAGATAGATATTTTGATATTGAAAATGATGAAGTAATTATTAATAGAACTATAAGCCGTAGTGGAGATAGTTCATATAGTATTAATAATAGAAAATCTAGATTAAAAGATATAACTAACCTATTTATGGACACAGGTATTGGTAAACAAGCATATTCTGTTATAGGACAAGGTAAAGTAGAGCGTATAATATCATCATCATCATTGGAATTAAGAAATATTATAGATGAAGCAGCAGGTATAAAAAAAGCCAAGTCTGAAAAAGAAATATCATTTAAAAAATTAAAAAATGTAGAAGATGAAATAGAAAAAATAGAATTTGTAGAAGAAAATTTAAGGCAAAGAGTAGATAGTTTAGAAAAACAATCAAAAAAAGCCAGAATATATAGCGCATATACTAATGATATTAACACTTTAAAATATATGGTTAGTAAGTACAAGATAGATAATTTAAGTATAGCAAATGAAAACATTATTAAAGATCAAAAAATATATGCTGATAAATTAGATAATCTTAAAAATAGACATGAAGAATTAATAACTTTAATTAGTAAGAATAATAATAGAAAATCAGAAATAGAAAATTTATTAGATGAAATTTTTAGTAAAAATAAAGAATATGATGAAAAATTAAGTGAATTAAAAGATAGGCAGATAGAATTTATATCTAAAAAAGCCAATTTTGATGCTGAAGTTAATAATAAAGAAATAAAAAAAGAAGAATTAATTAAAGATATTGATAAATTAAAAGTAGATTTAGAAGAAGTTAAAAGTCAAAAAGACCTTATAGAAAAAGATTATAGTGATTTAAGTGTACATATAAAAGAAATAGAAGAATTACAAAATAAAAAGATTGATAAAAAAAATAAATTGACAGAAACTTTAAAAAATTTAGATGAAGAATACAAGAAATTTGAAGTAGATAAGATAAAAATATCGGCTGATAACGAAGACTTAGAAAAAAGAATAATAAAAGCTAAAAAAAGAAATGAGCAAACTTTAGAAGAAAAAGAAACTGCTATTAAAAAATTAGAGAGTATTAATAAAGGACATGATACTAATAATAACTATGAAAATATGCTTGTTAAAAATACAGAAATAAAGGACAAACTAAATAAGTTAAACGATATTATTCATAAAGATAAGATTGCTTATCAAGATATAAAATCAGAATATATTTCTATAAAATCTAGTTTAGATAATTTATCACAAATGAATAGAGCAATACAATTTGTGCATAATAATTCTAAAAATGATAATAAAGTATATGGACCATTAATATCAATGATAGATATAGATCCTAAGTATCAATTAGCAATATCAGTCTTAGCATCATACTCATTTAATGATATAGTTGTAGAAGATGATAAAGTAGCCACTAAATATATAAATTTATTAAAAAAAGATAGAGTAGGAACTTGTTCTTTCTTACCTATAAATAGATTAAATAGTAGAAAATTAATAAACGATAAGTTTGGCGACTTAATATATGCTAGAAATGTAGTTAAGAATATTAGTAATAATTCTAATATAAATAAAGTTATAGAGCATGTATTTGCTAATAGCCTTATTGTTGATAAAATTGAAAATGCATTAAGTGTATCTAAAAACTTTAGAGATAAAATAGTTAGTTTAGATGGTGATATAATAAACAGTTCTGGTAGAATAACTGGGGGTTATATTAATAAAAAATTAGATGACACTTTATTTAAAAGACAAAGGTTAAAAGAATTAGAAGAGAAAAAAAATGTTTTAGAAGAAAAAATTAAATCAAATGCTAAAACTATAAATGATTTAACTAATGAATTAACTGAATCTAATATTAAAATATCTAACTTAAAAGAAGAATACGATGATTACAAAAGGAAAAAAAATAGTTTAGCAAGAGAAATAGATACATATATATTTGAAATAGAAGAAAATAATAATTTTGTAATTGAAAAGTCTAAGGAAATTGAGATAAATAAGAAAGCATTAAAAAATATAGATATTAGTATTGTTAAAAATGCTAACACTAAAAATCAATTAAAAGAAGAATTAGAAGAGTTAGAAAAAACTGAAAGTTATGATGAAGATTTAAATAATTTTAGAATAAAAAAAGCAATTTTAGAAGAGAAAAAATCAAATATTGAATTTAAATTTACTGAAAAAGATGAAGTTTACACTAAATTATCTACAGAATTAAAGTCTATAATGCAATTTATTAACAATAAAGATAAACTTTATAATGATTTAGATAAAGAACTAGAAGAGACTAAACATGAAATTGAAAATATTGGCTCAAAAAATACTAAATCTCAAAAAGATATTGAAAATTTAACGAGAGAAAACTCTAATTTATCTAATGAACATACTAAATTACTAGATGAAAGAAATGAAGTAGATTTAAAAATAGCAGATAACAATAATAGAAATGATAGATTAGCAGAAAATTTAGAAAGAAATAATGAAATAATTGAACAAAATAAGGAAATGTTGTCAGAATTAATTGATTTTGAGACAGATATATTAAAAAATTTAAATTATAAAATTATTGAAGATGAAGGTAATTTAAAATTATGTGAGAAAAAAATTACATTAAATGAAAGAAGTAGAGCAAATTTAGGAGAAGTAAATTTAGCATCTATTGAAGAGTATAAAGTAGAAAATTCTAAATATGAAAAATTAGTAAATGATAAGTTTGACCTTAATAGAAGTCGTGAAAGTATATTAGATTTAATTAAAGATATAGATGAAGATATAATAAGAAGATTTAGTGTTGCAATAGATGAAATTTCAAATAATTTTAAATATATGTGTAATGAATTATTAAATGGTGCAAAGGGTAATATAAAAATACAAGATACAGACAATCCAATAGAAACAGGAATAGAATTAAGTGTTAAATACAAAAACAAACCAGAACAATCATTAAGCCTATTATCTGGTGGAGAAAAATCTATGTTAGCGGTATCGTTTATAATGTCTATATTTATGTATAAACCATCTCCTTTTACTTTCTTTGATGAAGTAGAAGCAGCCCTAGATGAAAATAACACTAAAAAATTAATAGGATTATTAAAAAGGTTTGATTCATCACAATTTATACTAATAACACATAATAAGGAAACAATGAAAGGAGCAGACAGACTATATGGAGTAACAATGAAAAAAGACGTCGGAGAATCTATAATAGTATCTGTTGATATATAA